Proteins from a single region of Paenibacillus sp. BIHB 4019:
- a CDS encoding VWA domain-containing protein, translating to MHIRPYDHQDVEAVVELMADLGYPTHKEALSARMEKIASIPSYYTFVAVQDGQAV from the coding sequence ATGCACATCCGTCCATATGACCATCAGGATGTGGAAGCGGTAGTCGAGCTTATGGCCGATCTTGGTTACCCAACCCATAAAGAAGCGTTAAGCGCCCGTATGGAAAAAATAGCTTCCATTCCATCCTATTATACGTTTGTTGCGGTGCAAGACGGGCAAGCCGTCTGA
- a CDS encoding nucleoside hydrolase has protein sequence MTDKKRILLDVDTGVDDAIAILYALLSPEIKVEGITTGYGNTTVEQATDNTLRVVQLANCGYEVPVAAGAVAPTVRPSRGTDAHIHGHNGIGDAVLPPSSQQPLKENAVDFIIRKAAENPGELTLVTTGRMTNLALALKKAPELARQLKQVVTMGGTLFAPGNVTPVAEANIYADPEAAAAVFASDVPLTIVGLDVTVPTRLTGADLDKLARYAPEHKQAIIRFLNESLGVYFEFYRKVNYFIEECPMHDALAVLVALNPSLVTTQKFNAVVDCSSGLTAGMIVTDRRPRPSVGRSVEFCVEVDSARAIRQMMSVFWSE, from the coding sequence ATGACAGACAAAAAAAGAATTTTGCTGGATGTAGACACTGGGGTTGATGATGCCATCGCGATCTTATACGCGCTGCTTTCGCCTGAAATCAAGGTGGAGGGCATAACGACAGGGTATGGCAATACGACGGTTGAACAAGCTACAGACAATACGCTAAGAGTGGTGCAGCTAGCCAATTGCGGCTACGAGGTTCCCGTTGCCGCCGGGGCGGTAGCGCCAACGGTAAGGCCTTCGCGTGGAACGGATGCCCATATTCATGGGCATAATGGCATTGGAGATGCGGTGCTGCCGCCTTCCTCCCAGCAGCCGCTGAAGGAAAATGCGGTAGATTTCATAATTCGCAAAGCTGCGGAAAATCCAGGAGAGCTCACACTCGTTACGACGGGCAGAATGACGAATTTGGCGCTTGCGCTGAAAAAAGCTCCTGAGCTGGCAAGGCAGCTAAAGCAGGTCGTAACGATGGGGGGAACGCTGTTTGCGCCCGGCAATGTGACGCCGGTTGCAGAAGCTAACATCTATGCCGACCCGGAAGCGGCGGCGGCGGTTTTTGCCTCCGATGTGCCGCTCACGATTGTCGGGCTTGATGTGACTGTGCCTACAAGGCTTACGGGAGCTGATCTGGACAAGCTTGCCCGCTACGCGCCGGAACATAAGCAAGCGATCATTCGCTTTTTGAATGAATCGCTGGGCGTTTATTTTGAGTTTTACCGCAAGGTAAACTATTTCATTGAGGAATGTCCGATGCATGATGCGCTTGCCGTTCTAGTAGCGCTTAATCCGTCGCTCGTTACGACACAAAAATTTAATGCCGTCGTTGATTGCAGCAGCGGGCTGACAGCGGGTATGATTGTAACAGACAGAAGACCACGTCCATCTGTGGGCAGAAGTGTGGAATTTTGCGTTGAGGTGGATTCCGCCAGAGCGATTCGCCAAATGATGTCGGTATTTTGGAGCGAATAA
- a CDS encoding AraC family transcriptional regulator yields MSRTDIFPVTKHSLRAVQETIAYLERAYSQNITIEQLAKQANIGSWQYRQLFRRITGFNPNEFVTELRMKRAKELLIVSQQRLSEIARTVGYEDEYYFNRRFKKSTGMSPRQYMRSKKSNLRIIALSNFGDMMALGSQPLAVDHHLINWLDQEQISGMASIDGSLSGVERAAVLKPDLIVVNAYTPQELLAELSHIAPAVHLESKGSMFQHLNEVAVLLGKRQEEKLWLDRYAAKARQIREQWLPTIGREETAIFFHVVGEQLYLYRPQEMPVIYEVLGFKTPLKLKQLMAECEARLFVPLESFLEYDADRIFIVCGQMQGARETFEKLLAHPEWRQLTAVQSGRVYIFKESWTLDGIIALEWQLDGISELLAGGQR; encoded by the coding sequence ATGTCGAGAACAGATATTTTCCCTGTGACGAAGCATTCACTTCGAGCAGTACAGGAGACCATTGCATATCTAGAGCGCGCTTATTCGCAAAATATAACGATTGAGCAGCTTGCAAAGCAGGCGAATATTGGGAGCTGGCAGTACAGGCAGCTGTTTAGGCGCATAACCGGCTTTAATCCGAATGAATTTGTAACGGAGCTTCGAATGAAGCGGGCTAAAGAACTGCTGATTGTATCGCAGCAGCGCTTAAGCGAAATTGCCCGCACAGTAGGCTATGAGGATGAGTATTATTTTAACCGCCGTTTCAAAAAAAGCACCGGCATGTCGCCTAGGCAATATATGCGCAGCAAAAAGTCGAATTTGCGCATCATTGCACTCTCGAACTTTGGCGATATGATGGCGCTCGGCTCCCAGCCGCTTGCTGTCGATCATCATCTGATCAACTGGCTGGATCAGGAGCAGATAAGCGGAATGGCGAGCATAGATGGCAGTCTTTCAGGAGTGGAGAGGGCGGCTGTGCTAAAGCCGGATCTTATCGTTGTGAATGCCTACACACCGCAAGAACTGCTTGCAGAGCTGTCGCATATTGCTCCGGCTGTTCATCTGGAGTCCAAAGGCAGCATGTTCCAGCACCTGAATGAGGTTGCGGTTTTGCTTGGCAAGCGGCAGGAGGAGAAGCTCTGGCTCGATCGCTACGCAGCGAAGGCGAGACAAATAAGGGAGCAATGGCTGCCGACCATTGGACGTGAGGAGACCGCTATTTTTTTTCATGTCGTTGGTGAACAGCTTTATTTGTATCGGCCGCAGGAGATGCCTGTCATTTACGAGGTGCTCGGTTTTAAAACGCCGCTGAAGCTGAAGCAGCTAATGGCAGAGTGCGAAGCGCGGCTATTTGTGCCGCTGGAGTCGTTTCTGGAATACGATGCTGACCGTATTTTTATCGTATGTGGACAAATGCAAGGCGCGCGGGAGACGTTCGAAAAGCTTTTGGCGCATCCAGAGTGGAGACAATTAACGGCTGTTCAAAGCGGCAGGGTGTATATCTTCAAGGAAAGCTGGACACTGGACGGCATAATAGCTCTGGAGTGGCAGCTGGACGGAATTAGCGAGCTGCTGGCAGGCGGACAACGTTAG
- a CDS encoding RNA polymerase sigma factor, whose translation MRVKNKAALPNKYAGQQLASLRNYSISLTGSSWDADDLVQESWLKASLSADAASHQNPEALLRRIAKNSWIDQSRRKAVWKKISGEMLHLHQQGTAVNNQEASELEIVFHVLVKHMTAAQRAVFMLRDVYGCSSLEAAELLGMTDGAVKAALHRARQALRAVRQQLLQDGLPQPQEEHMKTYVRSLAATYLSGDMKAVAALMQLSENDPELAVHMAQHELGRLPSRRETIPAEARNRALEHAFIQNAA comes from the coding sequence ATGCGTGTGAAAAATAAAGCCGCTTTACCGAACAAATACGCGGGCCAGCAGCTGGCATCGCTGCGCAACTACAGCATCTCGCTGACAGGCTCGAGCTGGGACGCCGATGATTTGGTGCAGGAATCGTGGCTGAAAGCGAGCCTCTCGGCGGATGCGGCCAGCCATCAAAATCCCGAAGCGCTGCTGAGGCGCATTGCCAAAAATAGCTGGATCGATCAAAGCCGCAGAAAAGCGGTCTGGAAAAAAATAAGCGGAGAAATGCTGCATTTGCATCAGCAGGGAACCGCAGTTAATAATCAAGAAGCCAGCGAGCTTGAAATTGTTTTTCATGTGCTGGTGAAGCATATGACAGCTGCGCAAAGGGCTGTTTTTATGCTGCGGGATGTTTACGGCTGCTCAAGCCTTGAAGCTGCGGAGCTATTGGGCATGACAGATGGGGCAGTAAAAGCGGCGCTTCACCGTGCCAGACAAGCGCTTAGAGCTGTGCGCCAGCAGCTGCTTCAAGACGGGCTGCCCCAGCCGCAGGAGGAACATATGAAAACCTATGTAAGGTCGCTGGCCGCCACTTATTTGTCCGGCGACATGAAAGCAGTTGCGGCGTTAATGCAGCTTAGCGAAAATGATCCAGAGCTGGCCGTCCATATGGCGCAGCATGAGCTGGGCCGCCTTCCATCACGGCGTGAGACGATTCCGGCGGAAGCGCGGAACAGGGCGCTGGAGCATGCTTTTATCCAAAACGCAGCCTAA
- a CDS encoding DUF72 domain-containing protein, with amino-acid sequence MAVQIGLTGWGDHDSLYIPGSKAKDRLGQYAKYFPVVEVDSSFYAIQSRERFAKWVAETPDSLHFMIKAYQGMTGHQRGEAAAAAALKDTGQMFAAFRESIEPVMEAGRLTAVLFQYPPWFDCTQDNVRLLRETKLRMGSIRCALEFRHQSWFMPEFRAKTLAFMEREGWIHSVCDEPQAGVGSVPTVLQATDQELTLVRLHGRNVAGWNQSGAPNWREVRYLYRYNSAELREWADNIKELQQQSKHICIIFNNNSGGDAADNAKELMDLLGLNCPDGEGPYFVRNEPEPPAVEQLELF; translated from the coding sequence ATGGCTGTTCAAATCGGACTTACAGGCTGGGGAGACCATGATTCGCTTTATATTCCCGGTTCAAAGGCGAAGGACAGGCTGGGCCAATATGCCAAATATTTTCCCGTCGTCGAAGTAGACAGCTCCTTCTATGCGATTCAATCTCGGGAACGGTTCGCTAAATGGGTAGCGGAAACGCCGGACTCGCTCCATTTTATGATAAAAGCGTATCAGGGCATGACAGGGCATCAGCGCGGTGAAGCAGCTGCGGCGGCGGCTTTAAAAGACACGGGCCAGATGTTCGCCGCTTTTCGCGAATCCATTGAGCCGGTTATGGAGGCTGGGCGGTTGACTGCTGTGCTTTTTCAATATCCGCCGTGGTTTGATTGCACGCAGGACAATGTCCGGCTGCTACGCGAGACGAAGCTCAGAATGGGCAGCATTCGCTGTGCTTTGGAGTTCCGCCATCAGAGCTGGTTTATGCCTGAGTTTCGGGCGAAGACGCTGGCGTTCATGGAGCGCGAGGGCTGGATCCACAGCGTGTGCGATGAGCCGCAGGCGGGTGTTGGCTCGGTGCCGACCGTGCTGCAAGCGACCGATCAGGAGCTGACGCTGGTTAGGCTGCATGGCCGAAATGTAGCTGGCTGGAATCAGAGCGGAGCGCCCAATTGGCGAGAGGTTCGTTATTTGTATCGCTATAACAGCGCAGAGCTGCGAGAATGGGCAGACAACATCAAGGAGCTGCAGCAGCAGAGCAAGCATATTTGCATTATTTTTAACAATAACTCCGGCGGGGACGCGGCTGATAATGCCAAAGAACTGATGGACCTGCTTGGACTGAACTGCCCCGATGGGGAAGGGCCTTATTTTGTTCGAAATGAGCCAGAGCCGCCAGCGGTTGAGCAGCTGGAGTTATTTTAG
- a CDS encoding ABC transporter substrate-binding protein: MFYFKNAAGAGALIVMLTASVIGCSGANNSKVEQMESPSRQQMEASPAVTTAAKTFTDAMGKEAVLPENLDHVAAIAFVGDLLALGVKPAYTTEYNLNTFGELLSGTESIGDRPVNLEKLTALAPELIVTDDTDDKKEVEQLSKIAPAISYAFWTPDPFEHMNKLAELLGKEAEAQAWKERYDAKVQDAKSKLGAAVKEGDTALLLIVSGKDMGVSGIRNGGYTLYKQLGLAWPENMQPLMDENENFGYESLTLEALPSFAADYIFIEMDDTSEATKEMYNDVVNSEIWQSFDAAKEGHVYTVSNKWGLGDATSLEAQLDEIAAQLVK, translated from the coding sequence ATGTTTTATTTTAAGAATGCAGCAGGTGCGGGGGCGCTCATTGTTATGCTGACAGCCTCCGTTATCGGATGCAGCGGGGCAAATAACAGCAAGGTGGAGCAAATGGAGAGTCCATCTCGGCAGCAAATGGAAGCATCGCCAGCGGTGACTACAGCCGCCAAAACGTTTACCGATGCGATGGGGAAGGAAGCCGTCCTGCCGGAAAACCTTGACCATGTGGCTGCTATAGCCTTTGTTGGGGATTTGCTGGCGCTGGGCGTCAAGCCGGCTTATACGACAGAATATAATCTGAATACCTTCGGCGAGCTGCTGAGCGGAACGGAGAGCATCGGCGACCGTCCGGTTAACTTGGAGAAATTGACGGCATTAGCGCCCGAATTGATTGTTACCGATGATACTGACGACAAGAAGGAAGTGGAGCAGCTGTCTAAAATCGCGCCTGCGATTTCGTATGCTTTTTGGACGCCAGATCCGTTTGAGCATATGAACAAGCTGGCGGAGCTGCTTGGCAAGGAAGCGGAAGCGCAGGCGTGGAAGGAACGATACGACGCCAAGGTGCAGGACGCCAAGTCGAAGCTTGGAGCAGCTGTGAAGGAAGGCGATACAGCGCTGCTGCTTATCGTTTCGGGCAAAGATATGGGGGTGTCAGGCATTCGCAACGGCGGATATACACTTTACAAGCAGCTTGGCTTGGCATGGCCGGAAAACATGCAGCCGCTTATGGACGAAAATGAAAATTTCGGCTATGAATCGCTGACGCTGGAGGCGCTGCCGTCGTTTGCCGCCGATTATATTTTTATTGAGATGGATGATACTTCGGAAGCGACTAAGGAGATGTACAACGACGTAGTTAACAGTGAAATTTGGCAATCGTTTGATGCGGCGAAAGAAGGACATGTTTATACGGTCAGCAATAAGTGGGGCCTTGGCGATGCGACTTCCCTTGAAGCCCAACTGGATGAAATAGCAGCCCAGCTTGTGAAATAA
- a CDS encoding acyl-CoA thioesterase, with the protein MEQRFSRESKCYKTARVFPTDVNNHNTLFGGKLMAYIDDIASIAATKHCRRSVVTASTDSVDFLYPIRPTDSVCLEAFVTWTGRSSIEVFVKVVKEDLLRGEREVAATSFLTFVALDSDRRPVAVPAVVPETEEELKLFETAEQRAEMRRTRREQSKRFAEFLTVKHPWD; encoded by the coding sequence ATGGAGCAGCGTTTTTCGCGGGAATCAAAATGTTACAAAACAGCAAGGGTGTTTCCAACAGATGTGAATAATCATAATACGCTGTTTGGCGGAAAACTGATGGCTTATATCGATGATATTGCGTCCATTGCGGCGACAAAGCATTGCCGTCGTTCCGTTGTTACCGCTTCGACGGATTCGGTCGATTTTCTATATCCCATCCGCCCGACGGATTCCGTATGTCTTGAAGCGTTCGTTACTTGGACAGGCCGTTCCTCCATTGAAGTGTTCGTCAAAGTGGTGAAAGAGGATTTGCTCCGCGGTGAGCGGGAAGTGGCGGCGACGTCCTTTCTGACATTCGTTGCGCTTGATTCGGACAGGCGTCCGGTAGCTGTGCCAGCGGTCGTTCCGGAAACGGAGGAGGAGCTTAAGCTGTTTGAGACAGCAGAGCAGCGGGCGGAAATGCGCCGTACCCGCCGCGAGCAGAGTAAACGCTTTGCTGAATTTTTGACGGTTAAGCATCCTTGGGACTGA
- the clpP gene encoding ATP-dependent Clp endopeptidase proteolytic subunit ClpP, whose protein sequence is MTNYVPYVVEQSARGERSYDIYSRLLKDRIIFLGSAIDDQLANSIVAQLLFLAEEDPTKDISIYINSPGGSTSAGFAIYDTIQYIKPDVSTICVGLAASFAAILLLAGAEGKRFALPNSEVMIHQPHGGVQGQASDIAISANRIVRIREHLNQIAAARTGQPLEKIQLDMDRDYFLSAEEAVAYGIVDRVITTL, encoded by the coding sequence ATGACCAATTATGTTCCTTACGTAGTGGAGCAAAGCGCACGCGGCGAAAGATCCTATGATATTTATTCACGGCTGCTGAAGGATCGCATTATCTTTCTCGGCTCAGCCATCGACGACCAACTGGCGAACAGCATCGTTGCCCAGCTGCTGTTTCTCGCAGAGGAAGACCCGACGAAAGACATCAGTATTTATATTAACAGTCCGGGCGGCTCTACTTCTGCCGGCTTTGCCATCTATGACACCATCCAATATATTAAGCCGGATGTCAGTACGATATGTGTAGGGCTTGCAGCATCCTTCGCCGCTATTTTACTGCTTGCGGGTGCCGAAGGCAAGCGCTTTGCACTGCCCAACAGCGAGGTAATGATTCACCAGCCGCATGGCGGCGTCCAGGGCCAAGCGAGCGATATTGCGATTTCTGCCAATCGGATTGTTCGCATTCGGGAGCATCTCAACCAGATTGCTGCCGCGCGAACCGGCCAGCCGCTGGAGAAAATTCAGCTGGACATGGACCGCGATTATTTCCTCTCCGCAGAGGAGGCTGTAGCATACGGCATCGTAGATCGCGTCATTACTACCTTATAA
- a CDS encoding MFS transporter gives MLSQEQRPRLWTTAFITLTVCSFLVFFNLQLLLSPLTAYTKSTFMASDVSVSLVTSVFAVSAILTRFMTAFVMKRMPRSAILYTGIVLAALFTALYIAADSVGSLLIMRVFYGIGFGIASTIIPTLVSQIIPAGRIGEGIGYFGLSTSIAMSIGPMIGLNILKQFGFEALSITGTAAILLIIPILLVFRPLPPEPPRLNQEERKLASASKPPFNFQLVFPALLNILLSITYSGILSFIALYGEKLAINQIGLFFLFNAVTIIIVRPISGKLFDSKGHAAVLIPGALCVIASLTVLSFTTSISLLIVSALLYGLGFGAVQPTIQAWMLRSSSPEQHGAVNSMFYNATDLGVATGAILLGAIASATSYETMYRCAAGVMIIFLLVYLIISLTAAAKNKKRGWSKPEAVSQNISMKNN, from the coding sequence ATGCTGTCTCAGGAACAACGCCCGCGCTTATGGACTACTGCATTTATTACGCTTACCGTTTGCTCTTTTTTAGTTTTCTTTAATTTGCAGCTTCTGCTATCTCCGCTTACGGCTTATACGAAAAGCACCTTTATGGCAAGCGATGTATCGGTTAGCCTCGTGACGAGCGTGTTTGCTGTTTCTGCGATTTTGACGCGCTTTATGACGGCATTTGTGATGAAAAGAATGCCGCGATCGGCCATTTTGTACACAGGCATTGTGCTTGCGGCCCTATTTACCGCCCTATATATCGCGGCCGATTCTGTAGGCTCCTTGCTCATCATGCGTGTCTTCTATGGCATTGGCTTTGGCATAGCGAGTACAATTATACCTACGCTCGTATCGCAAATTATTCCCGCTGGGCGAATTGGCGAAGGAATTGGCTATTTTGGCTTATCCACGAGCATTGCGATGTCCATTGGTCCAATGATAGGACTTAATATTTTGAAGCAATTCGGATTCGAGGCGTTAAGCATAACGGGTACGGCAGCTATATTGCTCATTATCCCGATTCTTTTAGTGTTTCGTCCGCTTCCGCCAGAGCCTCCGCGCCTTAACCAGGAAGAGCGGAAACTGGCTTCCGCGAGCAAGCCGCCTTTTAATTTCCAGCTTGTATTTCCAGCGCTATTAAATATACTGCTGTCGATTACATACAGCGGAATATTAAGCTTTATCGCCTTGTACGGGGAGAAGCTGGCGATCAATCAAATCGGTTTGTTTTTCTTGTTTAATGCGGTGACGATTATTATTGTTCGTCCGATTTCCGGAAAATTGTTTGATAGCAAAGGGCATGCCGCGGTGCTGATTCCTGGAGCGTTATGTGTCATTGCAAGCTTGACGGTGCTGTCGTTTACAACTTCCATTTCGCTGCTGATCGTATCGGCCCTGCTGTATGGTCTTGGATTCGGCGCTGTCCAGCCCACAATCCAAGCTTGGATGCTGCGCAGCTCCAGCCCGGAGCAGCATGGTGCCGTGAACAGCATGTTCTACAACGCAACCGATCTTGGCGTAGCCACAGGTGCAATTTTGTTAGGCGCTATTGCCTCAGCAACGAGTTATGAAACGATGTATCGCTGCGCTGCTGGCGTCATGATTATTTTTTTGCTCGTATATTTGATCATTAGCCTGACGGCGGCTGCAAAAAATAAAAAGCGGGGCTGGAGCAAGCCGGAAGCGGTCTCCCAAAATATTTCAATGAAAAACAATTGA
- a CDS encoding GNAT family N-acetyltransferase: protein MNQEQLTALFTKEQRIDITFPGYRREQEGRVIRQIALENESEGGFVLYTDLNENNVDEAIAEQLAYFRELGQSFEWKVYSDDKPRNLKERLLAHGFDIGEEEAMMVIQLADGHELLQYEIPPSIRPVTDAAGIEALVALEEAVWGVPHAEHGERLKQDLQDKQIGLHIYAAYDGDQMVSAAWMYLHEGTSFASIWGGSTLAEYRGKGHYSALLAVRAQAAWQAGFRLMTVDASPMSRPILAKRGFELLAYTWPCQSPAHNI from the coding sequence ATGAACCAAGAACAGCTGACAGCTTTATTCACGAAGGAGCAGCGAATCGATATTACGTTTCCGGGCTATCGTCGCGAGCAGGAAGGCCGAGTCATTCGGCAAATCGCGCTCGAAAATGAGAGCGAGGGCGGCTTCGTCCTGTATACGGATTTGAACGAAAATAACGTGGATGAAGCCATTGCAGAGCAATTGGCGTATTTCCGCGAGCTGGGGCAATCGTTTGAGTGGAAGGTGTATAGCGATGACAAGCCTCGCAATCTCAAAGAACGGTTGCTGGCGCACGGCTTCGACATCGGCGAAGAAGAAGCCATGATGGTCATTCAGCTTGCCGATGGACATGAACTGCTTCAGTATGAAATTCCGCCTTCGATTCGCCCTGTCACGGATGCGGCGGGCATTGAAGCATTGGTCGCGCTGGAAGAAGCGGTGTGGGGCGTACCGCATGCCGAGCATGGCGAGCGATTGAAGCAGGATTTGCAGGATAAGCAAATCGGACTGCACATCTACGCAGCTTATGATGGAGACCAAATGGTCAGCGCCGCCTGGATGTATTTGCACGAGGGAACGTCCTTCGCAAGCATTTGGGGCGGATCTACGCTTGCGGAATACCGCGGCAAAGGGCATTATTCAGCGCTGTTGGCTGTTCGGGCACAGGCTGCCTGGCAGGCGGGCTTTCGTTTGATGACGGTGGATGCAAGTCCAATGAGCCGTCCGATTTTGGCGAAGCGAGGCTTTGAGCTGCTCGCTTATACGTGGCCATGCCAGTCGCCTGCGCATAATATTTAA
- a CDS encoding DMT family transporter — protein sequence MKYLLSVLFGAISYGVLSTIVVLAYGQGYQLGEVVGTQLLTGFILAWMLAFYTKWREQRKARTAPNTGSSITRAAEAAKTLASKLTWKSRVLLMLSGMPTAITGLLYYHSLRYIPASLAIILLFQFTWISVLIQAFSKRQRPKGIMMLALIVLFGGTLLAAGIMEDGAAQFNWIGIIFGLLSAVSYSLFILFSGKAVPAVHPAYRSAWMITGGLLLVFILFPPMFLFNGLIWGQLLVFGFLLGLFGAFIPPVLFAIGVPHIGEGMAGVLGAAELPVAVTMSAIILNEHVSMLQWLGVAVVLAGILLPELKRFKGRSQRTMAT from the coding sequence ATGAAGTATTTATTATCGGTTTTATTCGGTGCGATTAGTTATGGTGTGTTATCGACAATCGTAGTCCTGGCATATGGTCAAGGCTACCAATTAGGAGAAGTAGTTGGAACGCAGCTGCTGACGGGATTTATTTTGGCCTGGATGCTGGCTTTTTATACAAAATGGCGGGAGCAGCGCAAAGCCCGTACAGCCCCAAACACAGGTTCTTCAATTACTCGAGCGGCAGAGGCTGCCAAAACGCTTGCCTCTAAGCTAACGTGGAAAAGCAGAGTGCTGCTGATGCTTTCAGGCATGCCCACAGCGATAACGGGCTTGTTGTATTATCATTCGCTTCGCTATATTCCAGCCTCGCTGGCAATCATATTATTATTTCAATTCACATGGATCAGCGTATTGATTCAAGCTTTCAGCAAGCGCCAACGTCCTAAAGGCATTATGATGCTGGCATTGATTGTATTATTCGGAGGCACGCTGCTCGCTGCCGGCATTATGGAGGATGGCGCAGCCCAGTTCAACTGGATCGGCATTATTTTCGGCTTATTGTCCGCCGTGAGCTATTCCTTGTTTATTTTGTTCAGCGGCAAAGCGGTGCCAGCCGTGCACCCGGCTTATCGCAGTGCGTGGATGATTACTGGCGGATTGCTGCTCGTGTTTATTTTATTCCCGCCAATGTTTCTGTTTAATGGTTTGATATGGGGACAACTGCTCGTATTCGGTTTCCTGTTAGGGCTGTTCGGTGCGTTTATCCCGCCTGTCCTGTTCGCAATCGGAGTGCCGCATATTGGTGAAGGCATGGCTGGCGTATTAGGCGCAGCCGAGCTACCTGTAGCTGTCACGATGTCGGCAATTATATTGAATGAGCATGTGAGCATGCTGCAATGGCTGGGCGTCGCCGTCGTCCTGGCGGGCATTTTGCTGCCGGAGCTGAAACGCTTCAAAGGGCGTTCACAGCGCACAATGGCCACCTAA
- a CDS encoding MarR family transcriptional regulator produces the protein MPYQGLEQSIGFTMGMTYRKLTNLFQQRLREYAITPEQWSVLIQISKSDGLIQKEIALRTSKENPTVTRIIDHLEKEQLIHKRPGVQDRRSFVVYITDRGRQLINETTAINESVNDEVKKVISSEEYELMISLLLRINHHLQASIEKN, from the coding sequence ATGCCCTATCAGGGACTTGAGCAATCGATAGGCTTTACAATGGGAATGACCTATCGCAAGCTGACTAATTTATTTCAGCAACGGTTGAGAGAGTATGCGATTACGCCAGAGCAGTGGTCGGTGCTTATTCAAATCAGCAAGTCGGATGGCTTGATTCAGAAGGAAATTGCTTTGCGGACAAGCAAGGAAAATCCAACCGTTACCCGGATCATCGACCATCTGGAGAAGGAGCAGCTGATTCATAAGCGGCCTGGCGTTCAGGATCGCCGCAGCTTTGTTGTTTATATTACGGACAGGGGACGGCAGCTTATTAATGAAACAACTGCTATTAATGAATCGGTAAACGACGAAGTGAAGAAGGTTATTTCCTCAGAGGAGTACGAGCTGATGATTTCGCTGCTGCTGCGGATTAATCATCATTTGCAAGCTTCAATCGAGAAAAATTAA